From one Physeter macrocephalus isolate SW-GA chromosome 18, ASM283717v5, whole genome shotgun sequence genomic stretch:
- the MPIG6B gene encoding megakaryocyte and platelet inhibitory receptor G6b isoform X1 → MALVLQLLLLLLSRAQGNPGASLDGHPGDRVNLSCVGVSQPTRWVWAPRFPACKGLSKGRRAILLASPSGTPTVSPVQPFAGRLRALDLDIRRLELLLSAGDSGTFICKGRQENQSRTELHVLGDRAYCRAPGPTHGPVYPQILIPLLGAGLVLGLGVLGWACWLRRRSPPHPPRPPPRFALSPPHSSTRESGAPEASRGGRVQDCRGPGPGAGKGLGSLLYADLDHMALRRSCRLSPVVPADASTTYAVVVRKAAFTTSQAGGSQLSITPLPFLALHLEKEGTMG, encoded by the exons ATGGCCTTGgttctgcagctgctgctgctgctgctgtcgaGGGCCCAGGGGAACCCCGGGG CTTCACTGGACGGCCACCCCGGGGACCGGGTGAATCTCTCCTGCGTAGGGGTCTCGCAACCCACCCGCTGGGTCTGGGCACCTAGATTCCCGGCCTGCAAAGGCCTGTCCAAAGGACGCCGCGCGATCTTGCTGGCCTCACCGAGCGGGACCCCCACCGTGTCTCCCGTCCAGCCCTTTGCTGGCCGCCTACGTGCCCTGGACCTTGATATCCGGCGGCTGGAGCTGCTCCTGAGCGCGGGGGACTCGGGCACCTTTATCTGCAAGGGCCGCCAAGAGAACCAGAGCCGTACGGAGCTTCACGTGCTGGGGGACCGGGCCTATTGCAGAGCTCCGGGGCCTACCCACG GGCCCGTGTATCCCCAGATTCTAATCCCGCTGCTGGGCGCTGGGCTGGTGCTGGGACTTGGAGTATTGGGCTGGGCCTGTTGGCTGCGCAG GCGCTCGCCCCCTCACCCGCCTCGACCACCCCCCAGATTTG CTCTGTCCCCCCCACATAGTTCCACTCGCGAAAGCGGAGCCCCAGAGGCCAGTAGAGGAGGAAGAGTCCAAGATTGCAGGGGACCTGGACCAGGAGCCGGTAAAGgcttgggg AGCCTGCTCTACGCAGACCTGGATCATATGGCCCTCAGAAGATCCTGCCGACTGTCCCCAGTGGTCCCTGCTGATGCCTCCACCACCTATGCGGTTGTAGTTCGAAAGGCAGCCTTTACTACCTCACAAGCTGGGGGCTCCCAGCTCTCCATAACACCCCTCCCCTTCTTGGCCCTTCACCTGGAAAAGGAAGGCACCATGGGGTAG
- the MPIG6B gene encoding megakaryocyte and platelet inhibitory receptor G6b isoform X3 has protein sequence MALVLQLLLLLLSRAQGNPGASLDGHPGDRVNLSCVGVSQPTRWVWAPRFPACKGLSKGRRAILLASPSGTPTVSPVQPFAGRLRALDLDIRRLELLLSAGDSGTFICKGRQENQSRTELHVLGDRAYCRAPGPTHGARPLTRLDHPPDLLCPPHIVPLAKAEPQRPVEEEESKIAGDLDQEPSLLYADLDHMALRRSCRLSPVVPADASTTYAVVVRKAAFTTSQAGGSQLSITPLPFLALHLEKEGTMG, from the exons ATGGCCTTGgttctgcagctgctgctgctgctgctgtcgaGGGCCCAGGGGAACCCCGGGG CTTCACTGGACGGCCACCCCGGGGACCGGGTGAATCTCTCCTGCGTAGGGGTCTCGCAACCCACCCGCTGGGTCTGGGCACCTAGATTCCCGGCCTGCAAAGGCCTGTCCAAAGGACGCCGCGCGATCTTGCTGGCCTCACCGAGCGGGACCCCCACCGTGTCTCCCGTCCAGCCCTTTGCTGGCCGCCTACGTGCCCTGGACCTTGATATCCGGCGGCTGGAGCTGCTCCTGAGCGCGGGGGACTCGGGCACCTTTATCTGCAAGGGCCGCCAAGAGAACCAGAGCCGTACGGAGCTTCACGTGCTGGGGGACCGGGCCTATTGCAGAGCTCCGGGGCCTACCCACG GCGCTCGCCCCCTCACCCGCCTCGACCACCCCCCAGATTTG CTCTGTCCCCCCCACATAGTTCCACTCGCGAAAGCGGAGCCCCAGAGGCCAGTAGAGGAGGAAGAGTCCAAGATTGCAGGGGACCTGGACCAGGAGCCG AGCCTGCTCTACGCAGACCTGGATCATATGGCCCTCAGAAGATCCTGCCGACTGTCCCCAGTGGTCCCTGCTGATGCCTCCACCACCTATGCGGTTGTAGTTCGAAAGGCAGCCTTTACTACCTCACAAGCTGGGGGCTCCCAGCTCTCCATAACACCCCTCCCCTTCTTGGCCCTTCACCTGGAAAAGGAAGGCACCATGGGGTAG
- the MPIG6B gene encoding megakaryocyte and platelet inhibitory receptor G6b isoform X2: MALVLQLLLLLLSRAQGNPGASLDGHPGDRVNLSCVGVSQPTRWVWAPRFPACKGLSKGRRAILLASPSGTPTVSPVQPFAGRLRALDLDIRRLELLLSAGDSGTFICKGRQENQSRTELHVLGDRAYCRAPGPTHGPVYPQILIPLLGAGLVLGLGVLGWACWLRRRSPPHPPRPPPRFALSPPHSSTRESGAPEASRGGRVQDCRGPGPGAEPALRRPGSYGPQKILPTVPSGPC; the protein is encoded by the exons ATGGCCTTGgttctgcagctgctgctgctgctgctgtcgaGGGCCCAGGGGAACCCCGGGG CTTCACTGGACGGCCACCCCGGGGACCGGGTGAATCTCTCCTGCGTAGGGGTCTCGCAACCCACCCGCTGGGTCTGGGCACCTAGATTCCCGGCCTGCAAAGGCCTGTCCAAAGGACGCCGCGCGATCTTGCTGGCCTCACCGAGCGGGACCCCCACCGTGTCTCCCGTCCAGCCCTTTGCTGGCCGCCTACGTGCCCTGGACCTTGATATCCGGCGGCTGGAGCTGCTCCTGAGCGCGGGGGACTCGGGCACCTTTATCTGCAAGGGCCGCCAAGAGAACCAGAGCCGTACGGAGCTTCACGTGCTGGGGGACCGGGCCTATTGCAGAGCTCCGGGGCCTACCCACG GGCCCGTGTATCCCCAGATTCTAATCCCGCTGCTGGGCGCTGGGCTGGTGCTGGGACTTGGAGTATTGGGCTGGGCCTGTTGGCTGCGCAG GCGCTCGCCCCCTCACCCGCCTCGACCACCCCCCAGATTTG CTCTGTCCCCCCCACATAGTTCCACTCGCGAAAGCGGAGCCCCAGAGGCCAGTAGAGGAGGAAGAGTCCAAGATTGCAGGGGACCTGGACCAGGAGCCG AGCCTGCTCTACGCAGACCTGGATCATATGGCCCTCAGAAGATCCTGCCGACTGTCCCCAGTGGTCCCTGCTGA
- the LY6G6C gene encoding lymphocyte antigen 6 complex locus protein G6c: protein MKGLLLLTLSSLLCCISADIRCHSCYKVPLLGCVDRQSCRLEPGQQCLTTNVYLGKMWVFSNLRCGTPEEPCREAFNQTNHKLGLTYNTTCCNKDNCNNPAPRPTPALALVLLTSLAGLGLWLLH from the exons ATGAAAGGCCTTCTGCTGCTCACCTTGTCTTCTCTGCTCTGCTGCATCTCAG CTGACATTCGCTGTCACTCCTGCTACAAGGTCCCTTTGCTGGGCTGTGTGGACCGGCAGTCCTGCCGCCTGGAACCAGGACAGCAATGCCTGACAACAAATGTGTACCTCG GGAAGATGTGGGTTTTCTCCAACCTCCGCTGTGGCACACCAGAAGAGCCCTGTCGGGAGGCCTTCAACCAAACCAACCACAAGCTAGGCCTGACCTATAACACCACCTGCTGCAACAAGGACAACTGCAATAACCCAGCCCCTCGGCCCACCCCGGCCCTGGCCCTTGTCCTCCTCACCTCCTTGGCTGGCCTTGGCCTCTGGCTGTTGCACTGA
- the LY6G6D gene encoding lymphocyte antigen 6 complex locus protein G6d isoform X1, giving the protein MNPLFAGIPLSTLLRAASGNRKRCYDCGGSPSGSCKETVTTCGQGERCGFLERRPQPDLRQTKPSGNPSVTLIHHHPDCVAAPHRSQVETEVVGDVTYMTHRDCCVCDLCNSAVVSTAAPVCIVAAGVTALAWLLPGLWRG; this is encoded by the exons ATGAACCCCCTGTTTGCTGGGATCCCGCTCAGCACCCTGCTGCGGGCTGCCTCGG GAAACCGCAAGCGGTGCTATGACTGCGGTGGAAGCCCCAGCGGCTCCTGCAAAGAGACCGTGACCACTTGCGGCCAGGGCGAACGCTGCGGCTTCCTGGAGCGCAGACCCCAACCGGACCTGAGACAGACCAAGCCATCTGGAAACC CCTCAGTGACCTTGATTCATCACCATCCAGACTGCGTGGCGGCCCCTCATCGCAGTCAAGTGGAAACAGAGGTGGTGGGAGATGTGACTTATATGACCCACAGGGACTGCTGCGTCTGCGACCTGTGCAACAGTGCTGTGGTGAGCACTGCAGCCCCCGTGTGCATCGTGGCTGCAGGGGTCACCGCCCTAGCCTGGCTCTTGCCAGGACTGTGGAGAGGGTAG
- the LOC102975746 gene encoding lymphocyte antigen 6G6e-like, with amino-acid sequence MGTSSIFLCILFLGGALGLATSPARRRLRCYTCNFAKPCYPVPTECQDDENSEVIEQKACLPRTQCSLQGHATYWSLSYTPQHHCCEQDLCNVATTPHRLPSLLLITPLILVASFTW; translated from the exons ATGGGCACCTCCAGCATCTTCCTCTGCATTCTGTTCCTCGGTGGGGCTCTGG GTCTCGCCACTTCCCCTGCCCGAAGACGGCTCCGCTGTTACACCTGCAACTTCGCCAAACCCTGCTACCCTGTTCCTACCGAGTGTCAGGATGATGAA AACAGTGAGGTCATCGAACAGAAAGCCTGCCTCCCAAGGACCCAGTGCTCTCTGCAGGGCCATGCCACCTACTGGTCACTCTCCTACACTCCTCAGCACCACTGCTGCGAGCAGGACCTGTGCAACGTAGCCACCACGCCACATcggctccccagcctcctcctcatcACCCCGCTCATCCTCGTGGCCAGCTTCACCTGGTGA